The Peribacillus sp. FSL E2-0218 genome contains a region encoding:
- the rpmB gene encoding 50S ribosomal protein L28 produces the protein MARKCVITGRRTRSGNSRSHAMNASKRTWGANLQKVRILVDGKPKRVYVSARALKSGKVERV, from the coding sequence ATGGCACGTAAATGTGTAATCACTGGAAGAAGAACTCGTTCTGGTAACAGCCGCTCTCACGCAATGAACGCTAGCAAGCGTACATGGGGCGCTAACCTTCAAAAAGTGCGTATTTTAGTTGACGGTAAACCTAAACGTGTATACGTTTCTGCAAGAGCTCTTAAATCGGGCAAAGTAGAACGCGTATAA
- the sdaAB gene encoding L-serine ammonia-lyase, iron-sulfur-dependent subunit beta codes for MKFRSVFDIIGPVMIGPSSSHTAGAARIGRVARNLFNREPKWAHISFYGSFAKTYKGHGTDVAIVGGLLDFDTFDERIKESLEIARKKKIKIAFREEEAVPEHPNTAKITVGDEDGELELVGISIGGGKIEIVELNGFKLRLSGHNPAILVVHDDRFGAIASVSNILAKHRINIGQMEVSRKEKGKMALMTIEVDQNLEDQVIAEITALPNITQVARIVD; via the coding sequence ATGAAATTCAGAAGTGTATTCGATATAATAGGTCCTGTTATGATTGGCCCCTCTAGTTCCCATACTGCCGGAGCGGCAAGAATTGGGAGGGTGGCCAGGAACTTATTCAACCGTGAACCGAAATGGGCACATATTTCTTTTTATGGATCGTTCGCTAAAACCTACAAAGGACATGGAACGGATGTAGCCATCGTAGGAGGTTTACTTGATTTTGATACATTCGATGAGAGAATTAAGGAATCGTTGGAAATAGCACGTAAAAAGAAAATTAAAATTGCTTTCCGGGAAGAAGAAGCAGTCCCTGAACATCCCAATACAGCAAAAATAACGGTGGGGGATGAGGATGGGGAACTTGAACTCGTCGGAATATCGATTGGCGGGGGGAAAATTGAAATTGTCGAATTGAATGGGTTTAAGTTGAGGCTTTCGGGCCACAACCCTGCCATACTGGTCGTGCATGATGACAGATTCGGGGCCATTGCCAGTGTTTCTAACATTTTGGCTAAGCATCGAATCAATATTGGCCAGATGGAAGTTTCCCGTAAAGAAAAAGGCAAGATGGCGCTGATGACGATTGAAGTGGACCAAAACCTTGAGGATCAAGTCATTGCTGAAATTACGGCACTCCCCAACATCACTCAGGTAGCGAGGATTGTTGATTGA
- a CDS encoding Asp23/Gls24 family envelope stress response protein, with the protein MSIELQTKYGQIDISNDVIATVAGGAAVDCYGIIGMASKKQFKDGIAEILRKENFTKGVIVRQEEEEVHIDMYIIVSYGTKISEVAHNVQSKVKYTLNKTVGLAVDSVNIFVQGVRVTNP; encoded by the coding sequence ATGTCTATTGAATTACAAACGAAATATGGACAAATTGATATCTCTAATGATGTTATCGCAACCGTAGCAGGCGGAGCAGCAGTGGATTGCTACGGAATTATAGGAATGGCTTCCAAAAAACAATTTAAAGATGGCATTGCTGAAATTTTAAGAAAAGAAAACTTTACTAAGGGTGTAATTGTCCGTCAAGAAGAGGAAGAAGTTCATATCGATATGTATATCATCGTAAGCTATGGAACGAAAATCTCGGAAGTTGCGCATAATGTGCAATCGAAGGTAAAGTACACTCTGAACAAAACTGTAGGATTAGCGGTTGATTCCGTAAACATTTTTGTCCAGGGAGTTCGTGTGACGAACCCTTAA
- a CDS encoding DAK2 domain-containing protein, which translates to MSITSLNGKRFAEMIIQGANHLAANAQMVDALNVFPVPDGDTGTNMNLSMTSGAKEVQNNVQEHIGKVGTSLSRGLLMGARGNSGVILSQLFRGFAKAIEHKSEINSEEFAQAFEAGVQTAYKAVMKPVEGTILTVAKDAAKQAVTSAARHQDLIQVMEEIVIEANASLKRTPDLLPVLKEVGVVDSGGQGLVFVYEGFLAELKGEALPARSEHGPSMDDMVSAEHHMNVQGHMNTEDIVFGYCTEFMVRLESDKLANKSFDEEKFRNDLSEYGDSLLVISDDEVVKVHIHSEQPGECLNYGQRYGSLIKMKIDNMREQHTAIVGETQTPLQTKPATKDKYGVVSVAMGAGISELFKSIGAKSVIEGGQTMNPSTEDIVKAVEEANAEHVIILPNNKNIIMAANQAADVLGDHVTVVPTKTVPQGMAALLAFNPTLDAAENTQAMSEALSHVKTGQVTFAVRDTNIDGLAIETGDFMGIAEGTIKVKDKDKTQAAKELLTEMIDEDAEILTILYGEDANAEEVENLVAFCKENFEDVEVEVHNGKQPLYSFIFSIE; encoded by the coding sequence GTGTCAATTACAAGTTTAAATGGAAAGCGCTTTGCAGAAATGATCATTCAAGGTGCCAATCATTTAGCGGCCAATGCCCAAATGGTTGATGCGTTGAATGTTTTCCCTGTCCCAGATGGAGATACCGGGACGAATATGAATTTATCGATGACTTCCGGAGCGAAGGAAGTGCAAAATAACGTCCAGGAACACATCGGAAAAGTGGGCACATCCCTTTCGAGAGGACTGCTGATGGGCGCTCGCGGCAATTCTGGTGTTATCCTTTCACAGTTGTTCCGCGGCTTTGCAAAAGCGATTGAACATAAATCGGAAATCAATAGTGAAGAATTCGCACAAGCTTTCGAAGCAGGCGTGCAAACAGCTTATAAGGCTGTAATGAAACCTGTCGAAGGAACCATTTTAACGGTTGCCAAAGATGCAGCCAAGCAAGCGGTTACATCTGCCGCCAGGCACCAAGACCTCATTCAGGTTATGGAAGAGATCGTAATCGAGGCCAATGCCTCACTGAAACGCACACCGGATCTGCTTCCGGTCTTGAAAGAGGTGGGAGTCGTCGACAGCGGCGGACAAGGCTTGGTGTTCGTATATGAAGGCTTCCTGGCCGAGCTGAAAGGTGAAGCCCTTCCAGCCCGTTCCGAACATGGCCCTAGCATGGATGACATGGTCAGTGCCGAGCATCACATGAACGTCCAAGGGCATATGAACACGGAAGATATCGTGTTTGGTTACTGCACGGAATTCATGGTCCGGTTAGAAAGTGACAAGCTGGCTAATAAATCATTTGATGAGGAAAAATTCCGAAATGATTTAAGTGAATACGGAGATTCATTATTAGTCATTTCAGATGATGAAGTTGTCAAAGTACATATTCATTCTGAACAGCCTGGAGAATGTCTTAATTATGGACAGCGATACGGTAGCTTAATCAAAATGAAAATCGATAATATGCGCGAACAGCATACTGCGATCGTGGGTGAAACGCAGACTCCGCTTCAAACGAAACCGGCAACGAAAGATAAATACGGAGTCGTGTCCGTTGCGATGGGTGCAGGAATCAGTGAATTGTTCAAAAGCATCGGCGCCAAGTCCGTCATCGAGGGCGGTCAGACGATGAATCCTAGCACGGAAGATATCGTTAAAGCGGTCGAAGAGGCAAATGCCGAGCATGTCATCATCTTGCCTAACAATAAAAATATCATTATGGCTGCCAACCAAGCAGCAGATGTCCTTGGAGATCATGTGACGGTCGTCCCGACGAAGACGGTACCACAGGGAATGGCTGCCTTGTTGGCATTCAATCCAACACTTGATGCTGCCGAGAATACACAAGCGATGAGCGAAGCCCTTTCGCATGTGAAAACCGGCCAGGTCACTTTTGCCGTACGTGATACCAATATTGATGGTCTAGCCATTGAGACGGGGGATTTCATGGGAATAGCTGAAGGAACCATCAAAGTGAAGGATAAAGACAAGACGCAAGCGGCAAAAGAACTTCTTACTGAAATGATTGACGAGGATGCCGAGATCCTGACGATATTATATGGAGAAGATGCCAATGCAGAAGAAGTCGAAAATCTTGTTGCATTCTGTAAGGAGAATTTCGAAGACGTTGAAGTTGAAGTCCATAATGGCAAACAACCTTTATATTCTTTCATTTTTTCAATTGAATAA
- a CDS encoding thiamine diphosphokinase, which produces MIISIMAGGPESLWPDLARYKVMTDLWIGVDRGVWALLENGIDPKCAFGDFDSVSQDEYKVIAQRLQQVNLYSSEKDETDLEIAFHWAIDQKPSEIHILGATGGRMDHFLGNIQLLQKESILPIHADIDIYIVDRQNIFTVKTAGSYEVTALKDKKYVSFLPVTTAVTGITLTGFKYPLSDRSLEIGSTLCISNELISESGNVSFKEGILMMVRSRD; this is translated from the coding sequence ATGATCATTAGTATAATGGCGGGCGGTCCAGAATCGCTATGGCCTGATTTGGCAAGGTATAAGGTAATGACGGATCTTTGGATCGGGGTTGATAGAGGAGTGTGGGCCTTGCTTGAAAATGGGATCGACCCTAAATGCGCCTTCGGGGATTTTGACTCGGTTTCGCAAGACGAATACAAGGTAATTGCACAAAGGCTTCAGCAAGTGAATTTATATTCTTCGGAAAAGGATGAAACGGATCTGGAAATCGCTTTTCATTGGGCGATAGATCAAAAACCGAGTGAAATTCACATCCTTGGGGCCACTGGGGGGAGAATGGATCATTTTCTTGGCAATATCCAGCTGCTCCAAAAGGAAAGCATCCTTCCCATTCATGCCGATATTGATATATACATAGTCGATCGACAAAACATTTTCACCGTCAAGACAGCAGGCTCTTATGAGGTAACTGCTTTGAAGGATAAGAAGTACGTATCATTCCTGCCAGTCACAACGGCAGTCACTGGCATCACCCTGACAGGCTTCAAATACCCGCTGAGCGATCGCAGCTTGGAGATAGGTTCGACACTCTGCATCAGCAATGAACTAATTTCCGAATCTGGGAATGTTTCATTTAAGGAGGGCATATTAATGATGGTAAGAAGCAGAGATTAA
- the spoVM gene encoding stage V sporulation protein SpoVM — protein MKFYTIKLPKVLGSLVRAMLGAFKKG, from the coding sequence ATGAAATTTTATACAATAAAATTGCCAAAAGTTCTGGGTAGTTTGGTAAGGGCTATGCTCGGAGCGTTTAAAAAGGGCTGA